TATAATAATTATACTACATGAAGAGCAGATTTTATATAAAGGTTTGTGGATTTCAAGGAGATGGCATGGAACAACATGGCTGGCATGATTATAAGAACCATTTATATGATGCCATCAGAGAAAAGTATTGTATATATAATTGCTGTTACTCTTTACATATTACAATTAATTTTTAGGATTCATTCATTGGCAATACTgcagaaaatatccaaaattcaAAAGGTAATAACCCAGGGCTCCTTACAAGAAGTAATGAGTCTATTTTTATGTTAGGAAACTGAAGGGACATCATGTACAAACATTtctatcaaatattttattcaacgTTCACAAAGCTCAATGTTCTTGTCAAATTAGAAACACTCTCTTTGAGATACTCTCCTAAACATTTGCTTGTTTACATTGCACATTGTTTTGTCACatggttaataaataaaattaattttaaaaaagaaacattttctgattgTGTTTATGCATTTCATTGCACTACTTTACAAGAAACCTTAGCTTGCTTTAACCCAGCTGTAAAATTGTAGGCTAGCAGGCCAAACGCAATTTGGCTTTTACATCATCCCGGTTCAGGAAAACTTAAAAGGATCCCAACAAAACGATGAAGagatattttgcacaaaatcatccCGGAAAACTGTATCTTTAAGGAGAAAAACTTTACAAGTGTAAGGCAAcagattttttgaaaaataagatATTAGATTTTTGTTCCCACTTGTCATTTCCTCACTACCGtcaccattttttaaaaaataaactctaaaactCTCAAAGGATAAGttaccaaatgttttcttttccttccccCAAAATCTAGAAAACTCTATTTTTGGGTCTGGGATTTCAGAAACATCTTATTTGACAAATCATTAATGCCTTGTCGCATAAATAAAGCAGCAGTCTGAAttctaataaattaaacatttaagagGCAAGGGAAAATCTTTCCACTCAAGTTCTTTGGCTTGCATAGAAAACCATGGGAGGAAACCATGATTATCGCCGACCCGTTCTGATCCATCTGGATCTGTTTCACTTCAACTAAACATTCTCTTATCAAAATCATTCGTCGTCTTGCATAAAATAAACCCTCTCGGTTATAATAGAATCCTTTAGccataaaccaccaataaatcactATGGgtaattaaacatattttctattaaatataAGATTTTCTTTGTTGAACAAAATTAGCTTTTTCCTTTGCAAACCTTCACTAAAAGTGCAACGTGTCTCCATAATCAAGAATCTATTGTGATCTATTGTGATGTTCAATAACACAGAGCGCAAAAAACACTTCATGGcaaggaataataataataataataataaagccaaacaagaaacaaattgtttttttttttctcgtcaGCAGCTCAGTCTGGACTGTTCATGCCTTATCGATCTTTCGTCCAGCTCTTCTTCAATCCGTGCTTCCCTATTTGCAAATCAGGAAATGAGCACCTGGCCACTTGTTAGCTTCCTCCAAGAGAGGAAAACTGGTTATCCATCGGTGTTGTGGCGTCATGTTCCAGTTAACTCCAGAGCGGTACTAGCCGTATCTTGACGAAGAGTTTCTTCATATCACCGAAATTCATAAATAGGCATACTATGCTCCTGAACATGATTCAGACTTAGTGATTGGTACCTGcagaaatgaaatataaaaactcacatttatAACTGTACCCCCCCCGCCCACccccaaaaaaatgtttttgtgggaATTTCACTTTTATTACCACTCTGAGCTCCTATGGTAATAGTAGCCCTCAATGGTGGCTGTGGACTTCTGGAAGCAGATGTAGTAGAAGCCAGCGAAGGAGGCCCCGCTGATGTCTTTGATCGTGTGGTCTGGAACAAGAAACTGCTCCTGGAAGACCAACAGCAGCTGAAGCCAAAGCATAGTTCGAACAAGTCGGAGAAATGGTGACGTAAAATCTGCTCACCTTCCACCTCATGAAGATGTAATCACTGTTTTCCAACGCCTTGTAGTCAAAGCTGTCCGAGTTAAAGGTTTTGCCATGCTTGTAAAAAGCCTGAAACTTCCCCTTTTAAGAGAATAGGAAATATGGGGATCAATAATAggttcaaatacatttttaaacttatactctttaaaaatatatcatctGAAATGTAAACTATACTCCAAAATTTAGCTAAAAGACGCcacatattgatgtttttttgcttttcactaATCTAATGTTTAATACAGggcacaaaaaatttaaattattttcaggtGAAGTACAAACTTGGTTCAAAAGAATGAAATTATAGACCAATATTTCATTAGTAAAAACGTAAAATGTGATgctaaaaaaacccccccaaaaaacctggACAGACATACCCAGTGTTTTCTGTCCACATCCTCGTCTGCATCCCACTTCCGGGTTAAAAAAGGCCGCCTGTGACTGATTATTTCACCAACAAAGAATGTTGTGAGAGTGGGGAACTCctacaaaatataaaaggacaagaaaaaaaaaggttcatatTGCTAATAAACTGCAGGGTTCAAACACATATTTTTCAGGTCAACAGTCCAGACTCTTCTAAAATCATATTTCCATAGTTTTCCGTCATCctttatttaaacttaaagtataaataacaacaataataataataataaaaccaatAGACTTAAGGTAGATTAATTGACCAGAGATTAAACTTTACATATCTAGTCTGAAAATTCACAGACCGAAAGGAACGGATGAATGATTATGCAGTACAATAAGAAATAATATCAGTGAGCATCTTTACAaggtcttttgcttttgttctaaAATTTATGTGCACATTTTGCattgaaatatattaaactCTGGGACAATGTTTATTACTAACATGCCATGATGAAGATGATACGCTGAACCTTCTAGCCTTCAAGTGAATGAAAAATGCTCTTCTTAAGAAaggagaaatatttgttttcatataacaaacattcaaattttACCATTATTCATTAACATGACTGCTCACCTTCCACACAACAACCTTCCTTTCCCAGCTGTgggccttttatttatttatttacgttTATTTGATAGGGACAGACACACATCGACATagacaaacagaacagaacagaacagcaCTTCCATGTTTGTGTCACAGTGCTTATAGCAACAGCTAATTCTAATTTGCAGAACTTGTCCCTAAATAGGCTTTTAAACAGTACAACTTAAAACTAGTAAAAATTGAagtaatattcatttaaaatagcaGAACATAATCTTGACAACATATACAAAATCATGCATATACAACAGTGAGACATAAGCCATTAAGTGTGGAtacagttctgtttttgacataacCAGAGTTTTACTACTACTAAACCTGGTTACAGACTTTAAATTGACAGGAAGTGCGTTCCAAACCGCAGGTCCTCTCACAGACAGAGCACTTTGAGCAAAAGGGGTTCTACATGTTGCATAACTTAACACGTATCTGGCAGAAAATATCTCACTTTGACCAATCTCACCTTCTCTAGATTCAGCCTGTGGAAGCATAAAGGTTAGTCTTACTACACCTGACCTAGTTTGAGTAGCTTACCTCAGTCAGGCCTTTGATCTTCAGGTATCCACACAAATATGAGTCGTCCATCGTCACATGCTGTCCAAAGCAAACAGATTATGGTACATTCAGTAATGTCTCACGGGGTTGACATAAAAAGTGCAAATGCATGGTGTAAAAATGGCAGCAGGAGGCACTGAAACAAAGACTTGCCCTTTTAAACACAGAATCTAGTACGCATTAAGCTATATATTTGAAAATCCTTCCTATTCAATAAACATCTGCAGCTAGAATATTACAAAAAACGTAGATAGTCTGGTGCACAGAACGTAAACTTTTAAGACAGGTgtcaacaatttatttttagtctacattcaaaacaaaaatataaaaatgtaaaaaattaaaaatattaatcaagCTAAATTTAGGATAAAAACCCCCAATATTTGTCAAAATACCTGCAGAACAACTTCGACATCATACGAGTTCCCTTTGCTCCTCTGATAACCCTTATACTGCGCGCCGCTGTAGAGCAGAGAGGTGGCCACCCCGGGTTGCTGGGTGTTGATAGGCGCAGGGGGAACAAGACAGGCCGAGGATGGACAGGCCGCGCCGGCAAGACAGTGGCACTCTGCTCGGACAGGCATGACGAGCGCTAAGGAAACACCGTCAGCAACCGTCATGAACGTCAACAAGGAGCACGTCACAACCGGAGACAAAAAACGGGACTGACAGAAGTTTTATCACCGTAAAAAATAACAGTGATGTTGCCCAAAAGTATTAGCTTTCATGAGACTGCCGGACTGAATAAATGTTGCGAGTCTTCCTATAATCGCTCAgctttcttgtattttattggcTAAAAACCAAACGTCTGGTTGCAGCACGATTCTTATTGGATGATGTGCCAATATGCATTCTGGGAATTGTATGTTAGACGCTTTCTACCTTTTGAAAGgtagttacaaaaacaaatgatctagaaatattttaaatctccTTACAGAGAAGAAGAGAGCGTGTCAGAATAAAGAGGATATAAATTAATAGATGGATGAAAATCGCTTTGAACTATTAGGTTGTGTTGTGACAGTttcctcttttgcttttttttggctaaatataaaacatgcatatatttttaaaaggggctaaaataagttttattaaaaatttgagattaggagttttttgttgttgttttgaagagCAATAATTTATCTACAGTCCCTCATCtcttgaagtttttctttttatgggACAACTGCACATTTCGACGTAGCTCAAttgaaatgtgaagaaattttCTGTGACACACCAACAGcttttcaaaatagaaaaagtttggTCAGATTTGATCAGATACAATTTTAAAGTTCAGCAGCAGGTTCTCAGTTGAATTTAGCTGTGGGCTTTGACTGAGCCcttctaacacataaatatgcatTGTTACGAACAATTCAAAATCATGATGTGATTTATTTCGTAATGTTCTCTGCCTAACCTTCACAGAACTGGATTGCTACTACAGTTAAGTTACACTCAGGTGGAAAggtgtaattttatttagtagGATCAGAGTACAGGGGGCTGAATATGCATTctacattttcaatttgttatttttgtaatttttaataaagaaaatagaaatcaaTGACAGAAATATGACATTTCTGTATCTATATgtagacatatatatatattttacataaaacatggaaaagtaaatatatgtatattatcTGCTAAATATTGTAATAGTGCAGACGCTGTCAGTGAAATATAGCAAAATTTCATTCCAACTCCTCCACAGTTTGCAtcaaaaagtcataaaatcgGTAGATGTCTGAGATGCGCACACGGTTCCtcctttcctcctcttcctgaaTCTGCAATAGTGCATAAAGATGGGGGTTGTGGATGGGTTGTCATTTCAGTTGAACATACACTTGTGTGT
The DNA window shown above is from Xiphophorus couchianus chromosome 16, X_couchianus-1.0, whole genome shotgun sequence and carries:
- the gid4 gene encoding glucose-induced degradation protein 4 homolog isoform X1 encodes the protein MTVADGVSLALVMPVRAECHCLAGAACPSSACLVPPAPINTQQPGVATSLLYSGAQYKGYQRSKGNSYDVEVVLQHVTMDDSYLCGYLKIKGLTEEFPTLTTFFVGEIISHRRPFLTRKWDADEDVDRKHWGKFQAFYKHGKTFNSDSFDYKALENSDYIFMRWKEQFLVPDHTIKDISGASFAGFYYICFQKSTATIEGYYYHRSSEWYQSLSLNHVQEHSMPIYEFR
- the gid4 gene encoding glucose-induced degradation protein 4 homolog isoform X2, whose translation is MTVADGVSLALVMPVRAECHCLAGAACPSSACLVPPAPINTQQPGVATSLLYSGAQYKGYQRSKGNSYDVEVVLQHVTMDDSYLCGYLKIKGLTEEFPTLTTFFVGEIISHRRPFLTRKWDADEDVDRKHWGKFQAFYKHGKTFNSDSFDYKALENSDYIFMRWKFLVPDHTIKDISGASFAGFYYICFQKSTATIEGYYYHRSSEWYQSLSLNHVQEHSMPIYEFR